The Bombus vancouverensis nearcticus chromosome 5, iyBomVanc1_principal, whole genome shotgun sequence genome segment aaggaaaagaaagaacagCGAGAGATTGCGAAGTGACACTTTCAGGAGAACAGACACAGGTATTTCGCAGTAAAAAATTTAGACGAAAAAAACGAGCTGAAAGAGTTGTACGAATTGGCGAATGCTCAGAGAAACAAACGGATAAAAAGACAGAGAAACGGCGACGAAGTTTCGATTCTGGATCGGCAGAATGTTTGGCGCGTGTTCGTCATTGAATTATCGTCACTTCGTTGCCGTCGAGGAACAAGTTGGCCACCAAGACAGAGAATTTAGAAGGCAATAGGGTAATTTCAGTGTAAAACGAAGACACAAGGGGAATTTTTAACAACACACGTCCATAGACTTCACGTGGATACTTCAAAAATACTTCAGTCAATTTAAGCTTCTCAAACTTTTTACGGAGGTTGGAGAATATGAAATAACTATGGGGTCAAGTATCCACGTGAAATCGTTCGAATCAATTATTTAGGAACGATGCGTTGATCTCAGTGCGTACCTAAAACTATCTGGCGCTCCAGGAACATGGCTGCTATCTCTACTTCTAGTCTACATAAAGACTAGTGGCTCATCTGATATGCCGTACATGATATGTGATGTGCTAGTGGTGTTTCTAGAAAGACATGTCCTCTCGTACGACCTTTCACACTTTTCCCATTCTCGCGGTTACCTTGCAAATAAAACACACTTTTCTCGTTTTGTTCAACAACACGAACTCACTTGCCCAATATAGCCACGCAAACTCTTCTCTCTCTATATTATATAGTTCTTCTCGTTACTGACATCGATCGTAACTGACTTTTCTTTTACCGTATTCAGAGCCGACGGTCTATCGATAAATCGTACTCGAATTTCGAACGTTAATACACGAATATCTTTACAATGGGGAACAATGGAACGGACATGTATCGCGAGAAATCTCCATGAAAATCTTTGTCAATTTTACTTATAATGTACgcgttttattcttctttaaacGATCTTTGAATATTTGCAAACAACTATTATATATGGATTCACTTTTAAAAAGGAAatgtatacgttatatggacaaACGCGATTAAGAATAGACTCGataccttctttttttttttggcttTTTTCTTACTCTTTCCGCCGGGAATTAAAAGAAGCTCGAGCCACCGTCGGATTACACGTAAAGAGAATACTAGATGGAAGAGTTCTTTAAATCTTAAAGGACTCTAAGGACGTGGCCGAGGATCGACGGGATAAAGCTAAGGATGGAGGTCCACTGACCAGGGATATGTTGCCAAACAGCTTATACCACCCGAACACCATCTCATTGAGGTTCAGTTCGTCCAACACGATCTGCGCAATGCCCATGAACACTTTTCTCCCTTCTAATCGGCCGTAATCACCCCACACTGTTACCTAGAATCACGTAAAAGACACAAAACCGATAAATCGATATTCTAAACCGACTAGAATCTTGACAGAAATAAAACgaaagtaatttataattaaatacctGCAGTATACAACCCCGGCAATTTTCTCTAAAGGCTAACGACTGCTGGTAGAACGGGTCCAACGTTTTTCTGGCTGCCATTGTTTTCGCTTTCGCGATACACTTCTTTCCGTTCACCAAGTAAACTTTCACGTAGGAAGCTAAAATAGTGGAAAAAGTCACAACTGATAGATGGTAATTCAATTTACTGGATCAGTGTTCTCAAAAATTGTGGAAGGGTTGCTAATACTAGAACCAGTaaaattcgtaattttttagagaaattttatatatttacacgaGTAAATTTTAGAGATTTTCTTTGATCTTAAATGTGTAGAGTACGTGGATAAAGACTTACCTTTTCTCTTGCGCTATATATTTCTTCGctagtaaattttataaatttatatcggtgcgttattgaatttattagtgCATTATTGAAATATACGTATTTTTTCATACACGATTAGCTTGCTTTTGCGCCTTAGTTTTATATCTTAGTCatcggtagttctagtattAGAAAGGCCCCCGGCACAAATAGAACCAGTGCAAGGATTGGCAACGAACCTGGAATGGCTTTAGTGCCCTGCTTCGGTTTAAGATCTTTGGCACGTATGACCTCCACTTCAAGGTAGCCTTTCTTCTGGGTGAGCGAAAGCTGGATCTCGCCAAGGCAGCGAGCACCAAGTGCCTGCCTTCCGACCACTTGGCCAGGCCCAAGATCTTCGATGAAATCTCTCAGTTGGCCGGTTTCGCCTGTCATTCGTAGACTGGGAGACCAACTGCAGTTCCCAAAATCAAACGTTTAGTGATCGATGAAGGTCTCTGAAGTATGTCAGTAAAATTCAgggtaaaaattgaaaataaaatataggacAAACGGGGCTAACAGAAAATTTCGAGGGAAGTTCGATTCACAACATCGTAAATcgatgatatacatatatatacgtgtGTGTATGTATTCATCGATAGATTATGATTAATCGTTCGTATCGATACTTTCTTCAGTTCGTTAGTTTAATCGAGTTGATGACGATCGAACGTAAAAGGGAAGGGATTAAATAAACGAATCGTTAAGAGATCGTTCCGCGGGAGCGAGGGACGATTCTCGCAAGTCTTCGACGGAAGTGCGGAAAGAGAGAGCACACCTCATTCAATTTTAGACAAGAAGAACTCACGCTGCGAGTATAGTGTTGGTGTAGCGAGTAAATATATATAGTGTACGAAGAAAACTGTAAGGTTGGAGAACGTAGCAGGCTGTCGGTGCATGCAGACCATTCTATGAGCGAGTTACCATACCAAGTATAATATCCTCCAACAATAATCAGCTGTCTCCTTTGTCATAGTACGTCTACCACTTACGGTTACGTGTAGTTTCTGATTATTGTTGAATCGACTAATTGTACTATGTCTATTCATGCTTCTTTGATACTTAATCCAGAATAATTGTTCTTAACTTACGGTTCAGGATTACCTTTTGCTGTCTTATTGTCTAAAATCTGCCCCTATTTACTGGAACGCTTTATCGTCCTTGTTGCTATATCGTATGAAATGAAAGAATTTAGTGTAGGACGTTGGGGtcgttttatttctattacATTAACCTTTTTGTGTGTTATCCTGATAATTTTTTTAGGAGTAAAGAATTAGTCGggatatattatatgtacactGCGCTTGATCGTTGAAAAATAACGTTTACCAGAATATTCGGGATTCGTAGATATAGATAATTCTACGGTCATATATTTAAGATGGAATATGTAGGATTTTATGGATAGAAATATCTGTGGTAGGTGGACAAGGGAAATGATTTACAATGATGGAAACACATATATACACAGAGTGTGTGTGCGTGGTTCACATACAGTGGTGCTTTGACGATTATTTAGCCAAGCAGTAAGCCAAGACGACGATAACATTGACAAAGGAAAATATGATAACAGCATCAAGAGACATTGATAATACATCGATatataaaatacgaaataaacgAAACTTAAAACGAAGAATTAAGGAACAGAAAATATGAGACATTCTTATGATGTGCTTCCATATCTGGTTCTTCCAAGTTCCTCCTTTTTTCACGACTAATTACATCAACCAAGGGATAAAAGAATCGCTTGTCGGTACAAAGGAAAATGATATGGGTGTAAAAAGAAGGAAGGGGTAAAAAGCATGAATGAGCAAAACATCAATGCTGGGCATACACATCAGCTCAATCACACGTCGAAAGACAAAACGATCCACGTTTCACGTATCGCGATCTCCTGTGCAGTAAACAATAAAAAGGTTATCCGAGGAGCACGGTGAAAGTAGAAACGGAAAGACAGAGTCAGACAGAGAAGTCAGAGAGTCATTAGCAGGGTTAATCCAACACTCGGAATTTCTGAGTCAGCGAAATTACCGATCTATTCTCCTTTCGGTACATTTAAAGCTCACGAAGTAACCCTGCTGGAAAGATAGTAGATAGTTTTTGAAAAAGTAGAAGACAGAGTAgacagagaagaagaaaaagttttGAAAGAGACAGACAGCAAGGAGTCTCGCAGTTCCGGCTGCAGAATCGGTCGGTGGAGGCCACTACTTACGAGCTTCCTTCGGAACTAGAGATCGAGTTGAGACTTCCGGCTGTGTCACTGGCCAACGATCCCGACTGTTTCCCGGATTCAAAGCGTTGATAGGGTACGATCTCCTCGGAACGCTGTATGCTGCTCGGCGTGCTGTTGCGTTTCCGGCTCGATAAACCGGCGCGTGCCTCCGCGACACCGCTTCCGACGAAGATCCCGCCGATACCGCACTCTGCGTTGTAAATCAAACAAGAAACAACCGCTAAAGCTATGATCTTTCATTGTGATTCCCGCATCGCGTCCGCCGCAGCCCTTTTCTCTTTCATCCAGCTCCAGGTGGTCGCCGTGCGTTTCtctttcgattatttttatcacgACGAATCtagctctctttctctccctttcgttCGCTCATTCTCACAGTAccctcgcttccttcttttcgCTCACCGTTCGTTCGAATTTTCTCTCATAACGAAAATCGAGGAAATGATAAGAGAGAATACACATGTACACCTGGATGAAATTCTGACTATGTGAATGAAATCGATGAAGGTTTTGGAAGATAGACAAGTAAAGGAAAGGTGCTTTCAGTTCGGTTAACTACTACGTAGCTCGTGGGAAAAGACTTCGGTGACCTGTATGCTCGAATCGGTCTTTCAAAGTCCACGATATCAATGACGATTCCGTGGTACAAGGCCTGCGAAAGATCTCGTTCCCCGATGGGGTTAAACTCCTGCTCTCTGGAATGAAGAATACGATAGAACAATGATTAACAGCAGACGGAAATTCAAGAGCCCTCTGACTCTCTTGTGTGGTCGCACCTGCAATCAGAAGCGCGCAAAAGCGTTACAAGCTAAATTTTTGTAAGTGTATCATCAACAAAACGTCACATCTATACTTCTGCTATAGGAAAATTCGCTGCagctatgtatatatatatatatatatgtatattcatacAGATGTATTTGCATGTTGTGTTCGTGTAACACAGAAGTGTACAGAAGGGTTTAATCCTACGAAGACTAGTTCGTTTCTCTCTGAACATCTACGGTGTAAGCGAGTATTTCACATTTGCTCGCGTTTCACCGAACTTTCGAGAAGTACATAAGTGTCGACAGGCAAAATGTACAAGACTCGTGTGCTACAATCAACGAACCTGTTTTGCTTTGTaacgaagaagaaataaaaaaaaaaacaaaaataatatcgagatatatgtatatccatgtatatatatgcacgTATATGTAGAAATATGCGCATGAGAACACTGCATCGCTCGAAGACATCAAGAAACGAAAAGCCGTAGTGGATGAAGTAACCTTCACCAGTAAGCACGTATCAACAGCGGCttctaataaaataaacgacaacGAATCAGGTGGTCAACTTACCTACCGTCGTGTGTAAGTCTCGATCGTAATCGAGATTTGCAACAAGTTGACCACATGTTTCATCTAGAAGTTGAAAAGCTATACAAAACAGATAAACAACGCGACGTATTGCCAGCATCAATCTTTGGCCGGCGCTTTAGCTACAAAGTCAGGAATAAGACAATCCTGCATGAACAAATATACTTGAGCAGCTAATACGTAAGGTTCTTGAGATACAACCTGTTTCTTCTCGATAGAACTGGATGAACAACTTCATCGAGCTCTACACAGCTCAGGAAACTCGTGCAAACGTTCATCTAAAAGTTACGTATCGCTACTACGTAGGAACAGTCTCTACGATCTATGGGAAGTGACTTGTGAATCGTTTCGCGACTATTTGGAGGACCGTGCAACCTCGAAAATACTTTCCCCaacaattaaataataataaataatcgcAATCCGAAGTTTgattattaaaaatgtcgaagaAAGTATTTTCCAACGATAGTCACGAACAGTTTCGCGTCACTCCCCTCTCTAAAGCACAACTTCTGTCTAAAGAGGAATGTGCTGAGTGTTTtatggttgttgttgttgttcatAGAAATGTCGTAGACTGATCACGCTGCTGTCGTTCTTCTTGCCTCTCTGTATCTCTCTGTAACTTGTACTCACATTTCGCCGAAAGCTGCTACAACATCCTCTCGAATGGACTGCTAATTATCGTTAATAAATTTAACCGCTAAAGAATAGACAGATCTAACGCGCGTATTTGTTTCACACGtctgtataaatatatgttAAAGAAATTCGCGTGTCGATGACACCGTGCCGAACGCTCCCACGTAACGAAAATAGGGGATTGAAATCAAAGAGGGAGAAACAATTAAAACGGGGATGATATATTTTGCAGAGTGTGTTCGGACCTGTCCCCATCGCCGCTACCCTCGCCATCGCTGCTTGCGGAACTCGGTTGCCTTCCGCTCCTTCCGCTGGCCGTGTCCTCCGGCAATACCTCCTCGCTCCTATGAACTGTAAAGGAGGACTTGCCCTTCTTCCCGAATCCTAGCCGCCGTTTTCGTCCTTCGTCGCCCACGCATGTACCACCAACAGACGCACGTGGTATGTTATGGTTTTTGCGTGACGTGATATAGTTTTTTTGTTGTggttgtagtagtagtagtagtagtagtagtagtagaagtagtagtagtagtagtagtagtagaagtAGTAGTAGAAGTAGTAGTAGAAGTAGTGGTTGTAGTGATGGTAGTAGTAGATGTTGTTTTCATAGTAGAAGAGCGGTGAATTGTGATTTTGTTGTGTTAATTTGCATATATAGTATCGATATATGCGTGGTGCGTATGTAAAAATTTTTCTCGTGGCAGAGTTGtagtataattttttttttttttgagtgtTTTGTTTCAACGTTTTTGCGTAATAGTAGAGCGATCGTTTCCAGCGATCGATCGGGATGATCCGCGTCGAGTGTTGTCCCGTGACACGATCGCGCGAGCGACGATATAGCCCGCCACGATGAGAAATCGTGCAGGTGGGTGCAGATCGATGACGTGAATGGTCCCCAGCGTCGAGAGATAGTTGGTTGGTAGAAGTAAAGTGTGAATGTGTTCATGTCGAAGAGAGGCGGATAGAGATGAGGAGGGATGGCGGAGAAAACAAGAATACGATTAGAATGTACATACTGCCCCGTTTACTGGGTTTTTTGCTCTTCTACCGTGTGCTCTTGATATCGTTTGTACCGCTTCCTTCGCTCTACTTCGCGGATTCTCCCGTGAAACTCGTGAAAATCCGCTTTTCGATCGTCACATCTTGTCACGTGTGATGTGAACGAAGCGTACAAATGTTTAATCAAATAATCTTCTTGAAAATGACGAGAAAAATATAGCGAGAGCACACCGTAGGTCTACTCACTAATGGTGCTAAACTAATGCTATGCTATTATTCGAGGAACTATCGATATATTACAAAGAAACTGACTACATTAAGATGCCAGATAGAAAGAAGAGACAGAGAAGATAGTCTAGAAATCGCGCGAGAATAATATGAATGCGAAATAGAAAAACGTCTTCACGCGACCGCTCTCGAACTTATCGAATTTCCCGAACAAAGTAGCAATACACCGCACGCAACGTTTAAAATGTGAAATTGGAAGAAACGACTAGTGTGACGATGTGTTACCTGTGGCGGACAGCTGACTAGTGCTGTTACTCTTCTTCCCGAGACCTGACTGATACTGCACCGCGCTTCCGCCACCGCTGCTACTTCCGCTTCCGCTTTTACTGCCGGGCGAACTCTTGCGACCCCTCCTCGAGGAGTCCTCCACGTTCAAACCGATCGCCGTATCGCTCAAACTACCGTCTAATAAACAAACGTCGCGTGAACacggaaataataaaaaaagaaagaatctaGAAGAGTAGGATTAGGAAATTAACGCAGATACACCGATGGTTGAACGATGATTATCACAGCATCGTTAGGCTgtccaataaaaaaaaattacttcCATTCAAAATACATTCGATTAGACTTCAAATAAAGAGAAACCCCCGTtatgtagaaaaatattttacactaTAATTTGGGCATATCTGTATTAATCACTTCCTAAATTTCTAAACTACAATTTTCCTAATGAAAATTCCTAAAAACAATCTTCCTACAAAAAAATAATGCCTCTAAATCTAATTCCAAAGAGAGATCGCAGAAACTTACCAACTTTCTCGTCCTGTGGCGCGTCGGTATTACTAAGACTCCTGGTGAACTGTCCCCTTTTATGGTCGTCGTGCTCGTTATCGCCTGGCTGGGTCCTGGACGGCTTCTCGTACGAGCCCGACTGACTGTACTCGCTGCTTTCGGGCATGGAGGAGGAGCGGCGATCCCGCGCGTCGTCACGTTGTTGGTTGACGGCGGCGGAGGCATCGTCGGCGGCGGTTTTTTTCCGCGAACGCCGTCGAGTCGACGACGTTGGGGACGACGACGAGGTGACGGCGGTATCAGTGAAGTTGTCGCGCCGCGACAGTTTCGTGTTTCGTGAGGTTTCGTGGTGATCGACGGCCCGTGGGTGGTAGTTTTTAGTAGTGTCGGAGGTAGCGGTTTGGGAATCAAAGAGACTTGAATTAGCGTTACCGGGGTGGGGTGCTCGGTTACGAGGCCTACGCGGATCGCACGGGCCAAATCCGCAGTTCTCGCTGCACTGGCTCTCGCTCTCCATCGAGTACTCGTAGTACTCGAGGGTGTCGCTGATCGCTACGTTCCTCTTACTACCCTGCTGCTGTTGTTGACTCGGATGCTGCTGGGCTTGCTGATGACGTTGTTGCTGCTGCCTCTTCTCGAGTAGCTCGAGATCCCTAGGCTCCGGACAGCTGCTATTTCGTCTACGGTACCTATATCTCGATTCTACCGAAGGTCTCCTCTCTTCGCTCTTTCGCGAGAACGAGCCAGACCTACCTAATTCGTACGACATCGCTAATTCTCGACACTCCGGACAACTAGTTTTTCGCCTACCGCGATACTGCGACGACGACCGCAGCGATCCCGACCTAGCCAGTTCGTATGGTTCCCGATAATCGCGAGTCTGAACGTTTTCGTAGTCGTATCTTGAGTCTACGTAACCATCGCGGACCTGTTCCCCGTCGTAGTAGCCCGATCTAATACCATCGCTAACCACCGTGCCCGTTACGTTCTTCTGACGGAAACAGTCCGCGCACACGACCGTCTCCATCGAACCGAAATCCTCGTCCGAATCCAGAATAAAGTTCGTActtctttcttcgtcttttcttCGTGGAGGATCGTAGTATCGGAGCTCTCTAGCTTCGGGGCAGCTGCTGTTCCTTTTGCGACGATACAGACGTCTGGCTCTTTCCGCTCTGTCCGACGAGCTCAGTTCCTCGTCGGAACGTAATATCGGCGTAGATTCTGCTCGTTGCAGCATCATTCGCTTGCTATCGGATAAACTCGGTATGGTTAGCGTGCCCCTCGTGCTGGATATCGTATCTCGATACGGTAAGTTCTCGTAGACTCCCGTACTAACTTCTCTGCTTCCCCTTCTActtctcctctttctccttcGTGGCAGCGTATTATCTTGATAAGCGTCGGCTCCAACACACTCTGGGCCGCTGTGCGCTTGATAATCGTACTCCTCCGCGGAACGATAGTCACGATAATCACCGATATAGTCAGCATCAACGTACTGCGACGATCTTTTCTTACGTCTACTACTTCGACTGCTGTCTTTTCTTCTATAGTAATCGTCCTCGTACATTTCTGCGTCGGTTCTCGGAATATTTTCATCCTCGTAATCGTACAACCGGTGACCGTACTCGTCGACGTTCCCTCTGTCGATAAACCCTTCGTCGTATTCGATATCCCAGTTGTAACCATCGTATCCGTTCTCCAGATACGATTCGCtgcttttccttcttcttcgagAACGACCGCTAGTTCTCTGATTGTCGTAGTGTTCTAAATCCGAGGCAGCGTGCATCGAAGAACAAGTAATGTCCCTGTCCGGGCCGTACTTCCCCGCGGACGACAGCGCCTCGTCGATGCTGCAGTAAATGTGCTCGTTAGCCGGGTCGCAGATATCGCTGTCGAGattcttcgttcgtttcttgGATATGTCTAGACCGAACGCGGAATCGTGCTCCTGGAACGTCGAGTCTCTGTATTTCCTTTTGGTGGGATCTTCACGGCCAAGGACGTTCCGCAGACCTATTTGATCGTCGCTGCTGAAGGAATTTTCCTCCGACAGATCGTACGAGTGGTAACCTTTACCGGCAAGGTCCATATCTATATTCTGTTTGTCGAAGCGCGGCATATAAATCTCCGTCTCGCCGCAACTAAATTCAGAATCGTATCCATAGAATGGTTTGTGATCCTGTTTCAGCATGTAGTCGTAATTCTTCTCTCGATTGAGCAGAATCTTAGGCATCTTGTCGTCGCTGTTCGAGTCGAAGTACGATTTACTCTGATCACCCAGAGCCGGTATCTTGTCGCCGTAACCGGCATCGTTAATAGCCATGTTCTTCTTCAATTTACGACGGGCGGTTCTCAGGCTGTCGTCGCTGAATATGTTGCTTGATATAGTGTCGTACTCGAAACTCTTGGCTCTACGCGAGAGCATGCCCGTGCCTAGTCCGAAACCGTAACGATCAGCGTAGGTATCGTGCAGCACGTCGTAGTCGAAGCTCCTAGCCTTCGAGAATAAAAACGATCTACGCGGCCGTAAGCTAACGTCTAGGTTCCTAATGCCGTGATCGTCCGTTAAGTCGTGCAAGCCTCTCGAGAACAAGTGGTGCCTAGATTTCGCGGTTCTGCCAGTACGATCTTGCCAGCTACGCGACCGTCTACGCATACCGGAGTCCACTTGATAGGGCGACGAGTATCTGTCGCGAAACTTCTCGATGAGGCGATCGTTGAAGTCGACCTGAAGGCAATCCTCCACGTATATCTCCGGTATACGATTCTTAGAGCTACCGGTTAGCTCCTCTGGCTTGAGCAAGTACCCCTCGGAGACGCTGTACTCGCTGGTCTCCGGGCTGTAATATCTCAGCATGTTCTCGTCGACGGTCTGCGACCTCGTGAACGGCGTACGCATCTTTCTGTACAACGAGCGCACCACTGCGGACTTGCTCCGTACGAGGGGATGCGGGGTGGGATTGTGCTTGCTGGGGTTGTTGCTCCTGGGCTTGGTGGGATTGTTGTTCGGACAGTGACATTCGCTGCAGGGTACCCTAAGTCTGTGCCTGCGCCTATTGCGCCTAGGGGGCAGGGGCATAGGGGATATGACACCGGGTATTAAAACGTTTTTAACTGTCGGTCTGCAAACAATGTTTTTCATATAGAGTTTTAGCGCTTCTGCGGTTACATTAACGATTTCTTTTTTGAGCccattcttcatttttttttaatcaaagaaaaaaaagactcTACTCGCACGTTCGCGATCGATCGAACGcgtttctcttcttccttctttttcttaaaATATCTGCTATCTTTTTGGTTCCGTTTTCGCCGGGGTTTTTTCCCAAAAtggttttatttttcttttctttttttatacacAACATAGCTTTTGTTGCAATGCGATAGGTACCGAAAGAGAGAATTTGAGCCGAGAATTTTGTTGCATTTGTCACTCGCcgaacaaatatatataaatgcaGGTTGTCTGTAGGACGTGCGACGATTGATTAGTCTCTTCGTGATTATACACacaacatacatacatatatgtaattgtgACGTGTTTCAACGTAGGTAGACCTAGCCGTTCGACCAACGCCACGCACTAATCCCTGCTTTATTAGAATGGGACAATATTAAATGGACATTGACACAGTGCATAGGAGGTGCAGTCTAGCCAACTAAAGTAGTAGAATTCCTCGAAGAGAGCGCGGCAGGATTTTTGGGGAACCTATCAAGCAGGCGGGGGGAAATGAGATAGTGCAACTACGGGGTGTCGTTTCATTCGGCAATGTCCATTTAATTCAGGGATTATCGTCGATGAGAAGGTAAGCCATCAAATGTTCCATTCTGTGCGCGGTGTACATGGTCTATCGACGAGCATAACGATAATTTACTTGGAGGAGAAAACGGGATTACGCTATTCTGAATGAATGGACTATGAGATGAGATTAGTAGGaaggaaaaagggagaaaaaaatACGAGAGCCGAAGGGGAAAAAACGAGAAAAGAGGGGAAAAATAGAGGGAAAGGAACGCGATTTACCCGAATGTCACGTAAAAATGGTACAGTGGATGGCTGTCTCCTCTAAAGGGATACTTTCTTCTCTATGGAACTTGTCTTGCTTTGTACACTGACTTTGAAATGCAAGGTCATCGACtcgaaaattaaaatacaatagaCATTGAGCTATACTCACATTAGTCCTCTAGAGCCACGTGGTCGTTCCGATTGCGTACTGAAGGCACTGCTCGTCACGGAGGCTATACTCTCCATATCGGAGTCACCAAGATCACCAAGTACGTCTTTGTCAGGACTTAAATTTCCCCTTCGCGGTCTGTGCATTCGATAAGGGTGACTGTGCGGCAAAGATAACGGATCCTGATCTATCGAGAGCAGATCCGAATCCGACAGTCCGCTATAGTGTTTTTCCCAACCTGAAAAATCAACGTTATTCCCATTGGAAATACACGTACTTCGCCAGCTgtaaattctaaaatatatatCCAACAACCTACGACTCCTATACCGATCCTCTTCGCAGATAAATTCTAatataatcgaaaataaaaatagttgCTATCAAACTGTTTCAAAACTACGGTCAATTTT includes the following:
- the Rim gene encoding rab3 interacting molecule isoform X4 gives rise to the protein MAAVPDMSHLTPEERSTIEEVIIRQKQEEEKENEIMRRKQDEVTILEERIRACSEKHKKAGVELHATCHICLKTKFADGVGHICNYCSIRCCARCGGKVTLRSNKVIWVCILCRKKQELLSKTGQWITKAGLAAGDNAMLRRMQDMQVGGPPGLVDQTQDKRPKLERAHSAAEKENLPLLLRSGSLLRRQYSQQEQGPGRRLPTSDSGVDMSVSPHSRSLPTPHVASPHQMQQPPRHPDAYAEDDPNLYRGEIDGLMKQQNYQRQRPIYPDQNTDLAMTYGQPTVEAGPPRSAVHPTQQHSVHQTQSAHPPQPMGGQVGLQPQRSFSSSEEERSTPECASDEPDESEKGKGYYHHTGGPISMSSGGRRHNGPHNGHHNMAAMTIEYNGHHPPREPRKEESTLVRRSFRRSGDEWRSDSRRFTERRGKKTVRFHGGTNVGGPQEDWSWEADRQGSQDSATKDSGIDTSSTFTSSEDSNRGDLPKHPLSWQVSRDGQKIIGHMVLRKQPGSGSASSSSILGLKVVGGKLLEDGSMGAVIEKVKKGSTADIEGQLRPGDEVIKWNGRSLQGKSFREVYDIIAESRQEPQVELVVSRNLSSTTGPVTMPAGLTPTAPMPSRKIAAQIQWRQKHPETISGPQQPHHKGLKKCILWELYDARREKPSVLVTSPGSPDLHAQGRARHLRHTSGNANVGGNLQVKLSFDSVALRLIVTLICAAGLTPRSNGQPRNPYAKIFLLPDKSEKSKRRTKTLANTNDPKWNQTFIYDGIRRPELRKRALEVTVWDYGKYDTNDFLGEAILELATAHLDEEPEWHPLTGHGEHRHIGYYQEPDDMVITPVDCHLSPPSTTSRLSDSDTSECDITDCDVSREQRRTADGASISSIGSSSRFHNMPSNYKRHYSSPPPERELCIDGEHRSRRDMSPQGRKRAAIMIRDQPASISGYQTYRKDDIHRGMMGHRSHSAAPMDSPSLRYRGRSQSPTGHRSLSPPEHRSMLYSHGYVPPRFSSRSATATPTGSPKKRQLPLIPTALKERAVQDPEERARFMRHRNRQVHTTYRSTGTGGWEKHYSGLSDSDLLSIDQDPLSLPHSHPYRMHRPRRGNLSPDKDVLGDLGDSDMESIASVTSSAFSTQSERPRGSRGLIPTVKNVLIPGVISPMPLPPRRNRRRHRLRVPCSECHCPNNNPTKPRSNNPSKHNPTPHPLVRSKSAVVRSLYRKMRTPFTRSQTVDENMLRYYSPETSEYSVSEGYLLKPEELTGSSKNRIPEIYVEDCLQVDFNDRLIEKFRDRYSSPYQVDSGMRRRSRSWQDRTGRTAKSRHHLFSRGLHDLTDDHGIRNLDVSLRPRRSFLFSKARSFDYDVLHDTYADRYGFGLGTGMLSRRAKSFEYDTISSNIFSDDSLRTARRKLKKNMAINDAGYGDKIPALGDQSKSYFDSNSDDKMPKILLNREKNYDYMLKQDHKPFYGYDSEFSCGETEIYMPRFDKQNIDMDLAGKGYHSYDLSEENSFSSDDQIGLRNVLGREDPTKRKYRDSTFQEHDSAFGLDISKKRTKNLDSDICDPANEHIYCSIDEALSSAGKYGPDRDITCSSMHAASDLEHYDNQRTSGRSRRRRKSSESYLENGYDGYNWDIEYDEGFIDRGNVDEYGHRLYDYEDENIPRTDAEMYEDDYYRRKDSSRSSRRKKRSSQYVDADYIGDYRDYRSAEEYDYQAHSGPECVGADAYQDNTLPRRRKRRSRRGSREVSTGVYENLPYRDTISSTRGTLTIPSLSDSKRMMLQRAESTPILRSDEELSSSDRAERARRLYRRKRNSSCPEARELRYYDPPRRKDEERSTNFILDSDEDFGSMETVVCADCFRQKNVTGTVVSDGIRSGYYDGEQVRDGYVDSRYDYENVQTRDYREPYELARSGSLRSSSQYRGRRKTSCPECRELAMSYELGRSGSFSRKSEERRPSVESRYRYRRRNSSCPEPRDLELLEKRQQQQRHQQAQQHPSQQQQQGSKRNVAISDTLEYYEYSMESESQCSENCGFGPCDPRRPRNRAPHPGNANSSLFDSQTATSDTTKNYHPRAVDHHETSRNTKLSRRDNFTDTAVTSSSSPTSSTRRRSRKKTAADDASAAVNQQRDDARDRRSSSMPESSEYSQSGSYEKPSRTQPGDNEHDDHKRGQFTRSLSNTDAPQDEKVDGSLSDTAIGLNVEDSSRRGRKSSPGSKSGSGSSSGGGSAVQYQSGLGKKSNSTSQLSATECGIGGIFVGSGVAEARAGLSSRKRNSTPSSIQRSEEIVPYQRFESGKQSGSLASDTAGSLNSISSSEGSSWSPSLRMTGETGQLRDFIEDLGPGQVVGRQALGARCLGEIQLSLTQKKGYLEVEVIRAKDLKPKQGTKAIPASYVKVYLVNGKKCIAKAKTMAARKTLDPFYQQSLAFRENCRGCILQVTVWGDYGRLEGRKVFMGIAQIVLDELNLNEMVFGWYKLFGNISL